The following proteins are encoded in a genomic region of Oncorhynchus kisutch isolate 150728-3 linkage group LG4, Okis_V2, whole genome shotgun sequence:
- the LOC109889972 gene encoding ubiquitin thioesterase Zranb1, protein MTELGTKWACEYCTFENWPSAIKCTMCRAQRPSGGAIITEEPFRSSPGLDTSRQWEPPSLSNSPPKGGSSLLICPDSSARPRVRIADTPETPSSKWSCHICTYLNWPRAIRCTQCLCQRHRQEQHHHGLAQQPCSPTESPQTSGSGCRTAPPSTPTDPCEEYNDRNRLNTRAQHWTCAACTYANWPNACKCVVCDHPRPNSLTEPIELASEPESLPPSILNEQDRDNRRGGLGGGGGGGVVGCSGGQRRSPPTSKREAEVKMDFQRIELASGAGVGSIEEQQVDFKRLKQIKNRMRRTDWLFLNACAGVVEGDLAAVEAYKSSGGDIARQLTSDEVRLLNRSSAFDDGFTLVHLAIRFQRQDMLAVLLTEVSQQAAKCIPAMVCPELTEQIRREVAASLHQRKGDFTCYFLTDLVTFTLPADIEDLPPTVQEKLFDEVLDRDVQKELEEESPIINWSIELGTRLDSRLYALWNRTAGDCLLDSVLQATWGIYDKDSVLRKTLHDSLHDCSHWFYTRWKEWESWYSQSFGLHFSLREEQWQEDWAFILSLASQPGASLEQTHIFVLAHILRRPIIVYGVKYYKSFRGETLGYTRFQGVYLPLLWEQSFCWKSPIALGYTRGHFSALVAMENDGFDNRGAGANLNTDDDVTVTFLPLVDSERKLLHIHFLSAQEMGNEEQQEKLLREWLDCCVTEGGVLVAMQKSSRRRNHPLVTQMVEKWLDGYRQIRPCASLSDGEEEEEEEDE, encoded by the exons ATGACCGAGCTGGGTACCAAGTGGGCCTGTGAGTACTGCACGTTTGAGAACTGGCCCTCGGCCATCAAGTGCACCATGTGCCGCGCCCAGAGGCCCAGCGGGGGCGCCATCATCACTGAGGAGCCCTTCCGGAGCAGCCCCGGCCTGGATACCAGCCGCCAGTGGGAACCCCCAAGCCTGAGTAACAGCCCGCCCAAGGGAGGCTCTAGCCTCCTAATCTGCCCGGACTCCAGCGCCCGTCCCCGTGTCCGCATTGCAGACACCCCCGAGACCCCCTCCAGCAAGTGGTCATGCCACATTTGCACCTACCTAAATTGGCCCCGTGCCATCCGCTGCACCCAGTGTCTGTGCCAGCGACATCGGCAGGAGCAGCACCACCATGGACTGGCACAGCAGCCATGCAGCCCCACCGAGTCACCCCAGACCTCAGGCTCAGGATGCCGGACCGCACCCCCCTCTACCCCTACCGACCCCTGCGAGGAGTATAACGACCGCAACCGCCTCAACACCCGCGCCCAGCACTGGACCTGTGCCGCCTGCACTTATGCAAACTGGCCCAATGCGTGCAAATGTGTAGTGTGTGACCACCCTAGGCCCAATAGCCTGACAGAACCTATTGAACTGGCCTCTGAGCCAGAGAGCCTACCACCCTCCATACTCAATGAGCAGGACAGGGACAACAGGAGGGGGGGTTTGGGAGGGGGCGGCGGTGGAGGAGTAGTGGGGTGCAGTGGCGGCCAGAGGAGGTCCCCACCCACCTCCAAGCGGGAGGCGGAGGTTAAAATGGACTTTCAGAGGATCGAACTGGCTTCGGGAGCCGGAGTAGGGAGCATAGAGGAGCAGCAGGTGGACTTTAAAAGGCTCAAACAGATAAAGAACAGGATGAGGAGAACTGACTGGTTGTTTCTCAATGCCTGTGCAG GTGTGGTAGAGGGGGACCTGGCTGCAGTAGAGGCCTATAAGTCATCAGGGGGGGACATCGCCAGGCAGCTGACGTCCGACGAGGTGCGTCTCCTCAACCGGTCATCGGCCTTCGACGACGGATTCACCCTGGTACACCTGGCCATCCGCTTCCAGAGGCAGGACATGCTGGCAGTGCTCCTCACTGAG GTGTCCCAGCAGGCAGCTAAGTGTATCCCAGCCATGGTGTGCCCTGAGCTGACGGAGCAGATCCGTCGGGAGGTGGCTGCCTCCCTGCACCAGCGCAAGGGAGACTTCACCTGCTACTTTCTCACTGACCTGGTCACCTTCACCCTGCCAGCAG ATATTGAGGACTTGCCCCCAACAGTTCAGGAGAAACTGTTTGACGAAGTGCTGGACCGAGATGTACAGAAAG agctggAGGAGGAGTCTCCCATCATCAACTGGTCTATAGAGCTAGGCACGCGGTTGGACAGCAGGCTGTATGCCCTGTGGAACCGCACGGCCGGGGACTGCCTGTTAGACTCAGTACTGCAGGCCACTTGGGGCATCTATGACAAGGACTCTGTCCTCCGCAAGACCCTTCACGACAGCCTGCATGACTGCTCCCACTG GTTCTATACACGCTGGAAGGAGTGGGAGTCGTGGTACTCCCAGAGCTTCGGCTTGCACTTCTCACTCAGAGAGGAACAGTGGCAGGAAGATTGGGCTTTCATTCTCTCACTGGCCAGCcag ccTGGAGCCAGCCTGGAGCAGACTCATATTTTTGTTCTTGCACACATTCTTCGTAGACCAATCATCGTCTATGGAGTGAAGTATTACAAAAGTTTCCGTGGTGAAACACTTGGGTACACCCGTTTTCAAG gtGTGTACTTGCCCCTGTTGTGGGAGCAGAGTTTCTGTTGGAAGAGTCCCATTGCGCTGGGCTACACGCGTGGCCACTTCTCTGCACTAGTGGCCATGGAGAACGACGGCTTCGACAATCGGGGCGCAGGCGCCAACCTCAACACAGACGACGACGTCACCGTCACCTTCCTACCGCTGGTGGACAGCGAGAGAAAATTGCTCCACATCCACTTCCTCTCAGCACAGGAG ATGGGTAATGAAGAGCAGCAGGAGAAGCTGCTGAGAGAGTGGTTGGACTGCTGCGTGACGGAGGGCGGAGTGCTGGTGGCCATGCAGAAGAGCTCCCGCAGGCGGAACCACCCCCTGGTCACACAGATGGTGGAGAAGTGGCTGGACGGCTACCGACAGATCCGCCCCTGCGCCTCGCTCTCCGACggcgaggaagaggaggaggaggaggatgagtga